The proteins below come from a single Malus sylvestris chromosome 3, drMalSylv7.2, whole genome shotgun sequence genomic window:
- the LOC126615605 gene encoding rho GTPase-activating protein 2-like, with protein sequence MTGLVMVTRGGGCGGGNVKGAAKGSSKSSELEEKNQSQLSLVAVLLAAVRKSMVACHVERGSEELISAVQQMEIGWPSNVRHITHVTFDRFNGFLGLPVEFEVEIPGRVPSASASVFGVSVDSMQLSFDLKGNSVPTILLLMQERLYSQGGLKAEGIFRINPENSQEEIVRSQLNRGMVPDDVDVHCLSGLIKAWFRELPSGVLDGLSPEQVLQCETEEDYVELVKQLKPTEAALLNWAVDLMADVVEEEEFNKMNPRNIAMVFSPNMTQMSDPLTALMHAVQVMNLLKTLIMKTLREREETDTGSYSPMSSRSSDHLTDGDFDSQQEMESSSELSGPTSDCDENTHNSRRSENGDETRSLSEIEECFLRQLDEIKTVTSCLVMLDQPTGELGGECESPQSCSGFNAESGTSFSDSKDVNSGFSSSEGDEVSRKCMISEEEQDIDAESSSTACVNTDEMEVEAKFIEPVSASPTPFVASSGSI encoded by the exons ATGACAGGGCTTGTAATGGTGACAAGGGGCGGCGGGTGCGGTGGTGGAAATGTGAAAGGAGCAGCAAAGGGAAGCAGCAAGAGCTCGgagcttgaagaaaaaaatcaaagcCAGCTCTCTCTAGTAGCAGTCCTCTTAGCTGCTGTAAGGAAATCCATGGTGGCCTGCCATGTCGAGCGAGGCAGTGAAGAACTCATATCCGCCGTCCAACAAATGGAGATCGGGTGGCCCTCGAACGTCCGCCATATTACCCATGTCACATTCGACCGATTCAACGGGTTTCTGGGTCTTCCTGTCGAGTTCGAGGTTGAGATTCCGGGTCGAGTTCCGAGTGCTAG TGCAAGCGTTTTCGGCGTCTCAGTGGACTCGATGCAGTTGTCTTTTGATTTGAAAGGAAATAGTGTTCCTACCATTCTCTTGTTGATGCAGGAGAGATTATACTCACAAGGAGGATTGAAG GCAGAAGGAATATTTCGTATAAACCCCGAGAACAGCCAAGAGGAGATTGTGAGAAGCCAACTGAACCGGGGCATGGTGCCGGATGACGTTGATGTTCATTGCTTGTCAGGTCTGATTAAGGCCTGGTTTCGAGAGCTTCCTTCCGGGGTGCTAGATGGACTGTCCCCCGAACAAGTTCTGCAATGCGAAACAGAAGAGGATTATGTCGAGCTTGTGAAGCAGCTGAAGCCAACTGAGGCTGCATTGCTCAATTGGGCCGTTGATCTGATGGCTGATGTTGTCGAAGAAGAAGAGTTCAACAAAATGAACCCGCGAAACATCGCCATGGTTTTCTCTCCAAACATGACTCAG ATGTCGGATCCTCTGACGGCTTTGATGCATGCTGTTCAAGTTATGAATTTGCTTAAGACCCTGATCATGAAAACACTAAGAGAGCGTGAAGAGACCGATACTGGATCCTATTCACCAATGTCATCTCGTTCGTCTGATCATCTAACGGATGGAGACTTTGATAGCCAGCAAGAGATGGAAAGTAGCTCTGAGTTGAGTGGACCAACATCAGATTGTGATGAAAACACCCACAACAGCCGCAGAAGCGAAAATGGAGATGAAACTCGGTCACTAAGTGAGATAGAAGAATGCTTTTTGAGACAATTGGATGAGATTAAAACTGTCACAAGTTGTTTGGTAATGTTGGATCAACCAACAGGTGAGCTGGGTGGGGAGTGTGAGAGTCCTCAAAGTTGCTCGGGCTTCAACGCAGAATCCGGCACATCATTTTCTGATAGCAAGGATGTGAATTCGGGCTTTAGCTCAAGCGAAGGGGACGAGGTCTCAAGAAAATGTATGATATCTGAGGAAGAACAGGACATAGACGCGGAGAGCTCTTCAACAGCCTGTGTAAACACGGATGAAATGGAGGTGGAGGCCAAATTCATAGAGCCTGTTTCGGCTTCACCTACTCCGTTTGTGGCATCCAGTGGATCAATCTGA
- the LOC126615604 gene encoding RNA-binding protein BRN1-like isoform X2 — MAEGGKERNSHGEDSVKLFVGQVPKHMTEAQLLAMFKEFALVDEVNIIKDKTTRASRGCCFVICPSREEADKAVNACHNKTTLPGASSPLQVKYADGELERLEHKLFIGMLPKNVSEVEVSDLFSKYGTVKDLQILRGSQQTSKGCAFLKYETKDQALAALEAINGKHKMEGSSVPLVVKWADTEKERLARRAQKAYSQAANGPNGDSQHPSLFGALPMGYVPSYNGYGYQAPGTYGLMPYRLPGLQNQQGFQNMIPPINQGNALHRIPPRNIAPRNFPMSPTSYMGSAYPAVPGLRHPMVYPGGIMSHQPLSSPGSVSPTVVNINPATSPGTSKSSGGQVEEFGDQELANAFQPYGRVLSAKVFVDKATGVSKCFGFVSYDLPESAESAINMMNGCQLGGKKLKVQLKRDNKQNKPY, encoded by the exons ATGGCGGAAGGAGGGAAGGAGAGGAACTCGCACGGCGAAGACAGCGTGAAGCTGTTCGTCGGCCAAGTGCCGAAGCACATGACGGAGGCTCAGCTCCTCGCAATGTTCAAAGAGTTCGCTCTCGTCGACGAAGTCAACATCATCAAGGACAAGACCACGCGCGCTTCCAGAG GGTGCTGCTTTGTGATATGTCCGTCGAGGGAGGAGGCGGATAAAGCGGTCAATGCGTGTCATAACAAGACGACTTTGCCCGGG GCATCTAGTCCGTTGCAAGTGAAGTATGCTGATGGCGAGCTGGAAAGACTAG AACACAAGCTCTTTATTGGTATGCTTCCAAAGAATGTTTCCGAAGTTGAAGTCTCTGATCTTTTCTCTAAATATGGGACAGTTAAGGACCTACAGATATTAAGAGGTTCTCAGCAAACGAGCAAAG GCTGTGCATTCTTAAAGTATGAGACAAAAGACCAAGCTCTTGCTGCCCTTGAAGCCATCAACGGAAAGCATAAGATGGAG GGTTCAAGTGTTCCTTTAGTTGTCAAATGGGCAGACACAGAAAAGGAAAGGCTAGCTCGGAGAGCTCAGAAAGCTTATTCCCAGGCTGCTAACGGGCCAAATGGTGATTCACAACATCCTTCATTATTTGGAGCCTTACCTATGGGTTATGTTCCCTCATATAATGGTTATGGTTATcag GCTCCTGGGACTTATGGACTCATGCCATACCGCCTACCTGGACTGCAGAATCAACAAGGTTTCCAAAATATGATCCCACCCATAAACCAAGGAAATGCTTTGCATAGAATCCCGCCCCGCAATATTGCCCCTAGAAATTTTCCTATGTCTCCTACGAGTTATATGGGCTCTGCTTATCCTGCAGTTCCAGGTCTTCGGCATCCGATGGTGTATCCTGGAGGAATAATGAGCCACCAGCCATTGAGTTCACCTGGTTCAGTGTCACCTACAGTTGTGAATATTAACCCAGCAACATCGCCAGGCACTAGTAAAAGTTCTGGGGGTCAGGTTGAAG AATTTGGAGATCAAGAGCTTGCCAATGCTTTTCAACCATATGGTAGGGTTTTGAGTGCCAAGGTTTTTGTCGATAAAGCAACCGGCGTCAGCAAATGTTTTG GATTTGTAAGTTACGATTTACCAGAGTCTGCTGAATCTGCTATCAATATGATGAATGGATGCCAATTAGGGGGAAAGAAATTAAAGGTTCAGCTTAAGAGAGACAACAAACAGAACAAACCATATTGA
- the LOC126615604 gene encoding RNA-binding protein BRN1-like isoform X1, whose product MAEGGKERNSHGEDSVKLFVGQVPKHMTEAQLLAMFKEFALVDEVNIIKDKTTRASRGCCFVICPSREEADKAVNACHNKTTLPGASSPLQVKYADGELERLEHKLFIGMLPKNVSEVEVSDLFSKYGTVKDLQILRGSQQTSKGCAFLKYETKDQALAALEAINGKHKMEGSSVPLVVKWADTEKERLARRAQKAYSQAANGPNGDSQHPSLFGALPMGYVPSYNGYGYQAPGTYGLMPYRLPGLQNQQGFQNMIPPINQGNALHRIPPRNIAPRNFPMSPTSYMGSAYPAVPGLRHPMVYPGGIMSHQPLSSPGSVSPTVVNINPATSPGTSKSSGGQVEGPPGANLFIYHIPQEFGDQELANAFQPYGRVLSAKVFVDKATGVSKCFGFVSYDLPESAESAINMMNGCQLGGKKLKVQLKRDNKQNKPY is encoded by the exons ATGGCGGAAGGAGGGAAGGAGAGGAACTCGCACGGCGAAGACAGCGTGAAGCTGTTCGTCGGCCAAGTGCCGAAGCACATGACGGAGGCTCAGCTCCTCGCAATGTTCAAAGAGTTCGCTCTCGTCGACGAAGTCAACATCATCAAGGACAAGACCACGCGCGCTTCCAGAG GGTGCTGCTTTGTGATATGTCCGTCGAGGGAGGAGGCGGATAAAGCGGTCAATGCGTGTCATAACAAGACGACTTTGCCCGGG GCATCTAGTCCGTTGCAAGTGAAGTATGCTGATGGCGAGCTGGAAAGACTAG AACACAAGCTCTTTATTGGTATGCTTCCAAAGAATGTTTCCGAAGTTGAAGTCTCTGATCTTTTCTCTAAATATGGGACAGTTAAGGACCTACAGATATTAAGAGGTTCTCAGCAAACGAGCAAAG GCTGTGCATTCTTAAAGTATGAGACAAAAGACCAAGCTCTTGCTGCCCTTGAAGCCATCAACGGAAAGCATAAGATGGAG GGTTCAAGTGTTCCTTTAGTTGTCAAATGGGCAGACACAGAAAAGGAAAGGCTAGCTCGGAGAGCTCAGAAAGCTTATTCCCAGGCTGCTAACGGGCCAAATGGTGATTCACAACATCCTTCATTATTTGGAGCCTTACCTATGGGTTATGTTCCCTCATATAATGGTTATGGTTATcag GCTCCTGGGACTTATGGACTCATGCCATACCGCCTACCTGGACTGCAGAATCAACAAGGTTTCCAAAATATGATCCCACCCATAAACCAAGGAAATGCTTTGCATAGAATCCCGCCCCGCAATATTGCCCCTAGAAATTTTCCTATGTCTCCTACGAGTTATATGGGCTCTGCTTATCCTGCAGTTCCAGGTCTTCGGCATCCGATGGTGTATCCTGGAGGAATAATGAGCCACCAGCCATTGAGTTCACCTGGTTCAGTGTCACCTACAGTTGTGAATATTAACCCAGCAACATCGCCAGGCACTAGTAAAAGTTCTGGGGGTCAGGTTGAAG GTCCACCTGGTGCTAATTTGTTTATCTATCACATACCTCAAGAATTTGGAGATCAAGAGCTTGCCAATGCTTTTCAACCATATGGTAGGGTTTTGAGTGCCAAGGTTTTTGTCGATAAAGCAACCGGCGTCAGCAAATGTTTTG GATTTGTAAGTTACGATTTACCAGAGTCTGCTGAATCTGCTATCAATATGATGAATGGATGCCAATTAGGGGGAAAGAAATTAAAGGTTCAGCTTAAGAGAGACAACAAACAGAACAAACCATATTGA
- the LOC126615611 gene encoding uncharacterized protein LOC126615611 produces the protein MKVKNEKQSWSAVSPSEVAYHFGTSGLSVAAATAVTHPLDVLKVRLQMQLVGQKGPLTGMGRLFLRTFKKEGPRFLYLGLTPALTRSVLYGGLRLGLYEPSKYTCNWAFGSANLFAKIGSAGFGGAIATALTNPVEVLKVRLQMNPNLSPTGELRRIVTEEGVKALWKGVGPAMARAATLTASQLATYDETKRILIRLTSLEEGFHLHLISSTVAGMVCTLITAPVDMIKTRLMLQQESRKAGNYKNGFHCAYQVMLTEGPRGLYKGSLATFARLGPQTTITFILCEKLRELAGLNAI, from the exons ATGAAAGTAAAGAATGAGAAGCAGAGTTGGTCGGCGGTGTCGCCGTCCGAGGTTGCCTATCATTTCGGCACCAGTGGACTTTCCGTTGCGGCGGCTACGGCAGTGACTCATCCCCTCG ATGTTCTCAAAGTTAGGTTGCAAATGCAACTTGTTGGTCAGAAAGGTCCTCTCACTGGAATG GGACGGTTATTTCTCCGTACTTTTAAAAAGGAAGGACCGAGGTTTTTGTATCTGGGATTGACACCGGCATTGACAAGGTCTGTTCTTTATGGGGGTCTCCGTTTAGGCTTGTATGAACCTTCAAAGTATACCTGCAATTGGGCTTTTGGATCCGCCAATCTTTTTGCTAAGATCGGGTCTGCAGGATTTGGCGGGGCAATTGCAACTGCGTTGACGAATCCAGTTGAGGTGTTAAAG GTGCGGTTACAGATGAATCCAAACTTGAGTCCAACGGGCGAATTGCGTAGAATTGTTACTGAAGAGGGAGTGAAAGCTCTTTGGAAGGGGGTTGGCCCTGCTATGGCCAGAGCTGCTACGTTGACGGCATCACAACTAGCAACATATGATGAAACCAAGCGG ATACTGATTAGGTTGACATCACTGGAAGAAGGATTCCATCTTCATCTCAT CTCAAGCACAGTTGCGGGCATGGTGTGTACGCTCATAACTGCACCCGTGGACATGATAAAAACCCGTCTCATGTTACAACAGGAATCTAGAAAGGCTGGAAACTACAAAAACGGGTTCCACTGTGCGTACCAG GTTATGCTTACGGAAGGTCCCAGGGGTCTTTACAAAGG GAGCCTTGCAACGTTTGCAAGACTGGGTCCACAAACTACAATCACCTTCATACTCTGCGAGAAGTTGCGTGAGCTTGCCGGATTGAACGCAATCTAA